The sequence below is a genomic window from Brevibacillus laterosporus.
AAGTTTACGATGGAGCAGGATTTCTTTATTGAAAAAATGAAAGAGCACGGCATTGAGATTATTGTACCAGCAGAGAAAGATCGCGATCTTGTTCATCAGGTTATTTTTGATGAGCTTTGCAAAGGGGTCATTACACAAGCATCACGACATGCCTACCAGCAAATTATGGATGGCTTGGTTAAGGCGGGAGCAGAGGGTATTATTCTTGGCTGTACGGAAATTACATTATTGGTTGACCCAAATGATGCAACTGTTCCACTGTTTGACACCACGCGGATACATGCGGCAAAAGCAGTTGATTTTGCGTTAGAATAAACATTTTTATTTTTATCAGAATGGTTTCTTCACTTGATTACTAGGCTCGAAGATATATTCGAGCCTAGTAATCTAAAAAATGTACTGACAGTTACAGAAAAAAGGCATATACTACACATAAAATGAGTGAGTACTCACTTTAAAAAGAAGAGGGTGTCGATCTGATGCGCAAACGTATTGGGTATGTTCTCCTATGTGTAGGTCTAGGCTTTTCATTAACAGCTTGCTCTGCAAATAAAGAGGAACAAGTCATGTCAGGGATGTTGGAAGCGGAAGAACTGCCTATCATTGCGGAGGTGAGTGGCAGTATCTTGAGCATTTCAGTAGCAGAGGGCGCTACGATCCAAAAGGGACAAATTTTGGCGCAAATAGATCCGAGAAGCTACGAATTAGCTGTTCTAGAAGCAGAGGCGGTCGTACAGCAAGCTACTGCGAAACTAGATGAAGCAAAAGCAGGAAATCGTAGTCAAACAGTGAAAAAAGGAGCTTCTACAGTTGCCTCCGCAGATGCTAATTTGTTCCTTGCCGAAACTCGCTCAAGACAAGCTACAACGAATGTAGCCCGCGTCGAAGAACAGGTAAAGCAGGTGGAGCAACAATTATCAGGGGCCAAGGATACACTTACTTTTGAACAAAGACGTCTGCAAGAATCGGAAGCACTCTTCAACAAAGGAGCCATCACGAAGCGGGAATATGATGTGCAAAAAGAAGTAGCAAATAAAGCGAAGGCACAGGTAGAGCAGTTGAACACACAAGTGGCTATGGTAAAAACACAAATAGCTACTGCGGTGGAGGACCAGGCTGCGGCTAGAGCGCAGATTGCTACTGCTCAGGCACAGCGAGAGGGTGCTTATGCCGATTTAGATTTACTACAAGAAGGTACTACCAACTATACACTTCGTAACTTGTTTGCAATAGAAAAGCAAGCTAAAACAAAATTAGCGAGTACCCAATTACAGAGAGAGAAAACAAAGCTTGTTGCACCAGCAGATGGCATCATTCTTCGAAAAAATGTGACGGAGGGAGAAGTGGCTAAGACAGGTGCAAGTTTATTTACAATGATGAAACAAAATCAACTAAAGGTAAAAGTGTTTATTCCGGAGGCCGAGATTGGCAAAGTGAAAGTGAATGATCAGGTAGCTATAAAAGTAGACGCGTATCCTGATGAGACTTTTGCAGGGCGAATTCATACAATCTCAGAAAAGGCTGAGTTTACTCCCAGAAATGTGCAAACCAAAAATGAACGTACGAAGCTAGTATTTGCGGTTACTATATACGCTGAGGAAGGGCTGGATCGTTTAAAACCGGGGATGCCAGCAGATGTGCTGATGGCAAGTGTGAGTAAAGAGGTGAAAAAACCATGACCCCTCATACATTTGCCATTCATTGCAAGCAATTGACCAAGCGGTTTAAAGATCGAGTTGCAGTTAATCAGTTGTCTATCTCCATTAAGAAAGGCTCCATTTATGGATTTTTGGGACCAAACGGATCAGGTAAATCAACGACAATCCGCATGCTGTGCGGTCTGTTAACTCCATCTTCGGGGACAGGGGAGGTTCTTGGTTATGACGTAATGACCCAAAGTGAAGAGATTAAGCAACGGATCGGGTATATGTCACAAAGGTTTAGCTTGTATGAAGATTTAACGGTGGATGAAAATCTAGAATTTTATGCAGGGATTTATGGAATCAAAGGAGACCGAAAAAAACAACGAAAACAAGAACTGATAGAAATGGCGGGATTAGCTGGCAGGGAAAAACAGTTAGCAGGTTCTTTATCGGGTGGTTGGAAACAACGTCTGGCTCTCTCATGTGCATTATTACATGAGCCGGAATTGTTGATATTAGATGAACCTACTGCTGGCGTGGACCCAGTATCGCGGCGGATATTCTGGGAGGTTATCCATGAGTTGGCGGAACAGGGTATTACCATTTTGGTAACCACTCACTATATGGATGAAGCTCAGACATGTGATTGGATTGGATTTATCTTTTTTGGCAACTTACTGGCTCAGGGCACACCACAACAGCTGATGGAGGAGCTAGGTGAAGACAATTTGGAGGATGTGTTTATCCAGCTAGTAAAACAAGAAGAAGATAGGCTAGCAGTTAGTTCTAATAATGAAGAGGAAGCGAGGGATCGTCGATGAAACGTTTCTCGCTAAACAGATATTGGGCGATCGTAAAAAAAGAAATTATTCAGATTAGGCGAGATAAAGCCAGCTTTGCCATTGCGCTTGGGATGCCTATTATGATGATTTTTCTATTTGGGTATGCGATGAATACTGACGTTTCCCATTTGAAGACTGTCATTTGGGATCAAAGTCATTCAGCAGAAAGCCGTGAAATCATAGCTAACCTAGAGAATACAGAAATCTATCAAGTGAATTCTTATGCTAACAGCTATCAGGAACTGGAAACAGTGATAGACAAAGGTGAAGCCGATGTGGCAGTTGTCATTCCACCAGATTACGCCAATAAACGTGATAACAATGAAGCAGTTTCCATTCAAATGCTAATCAACGGATCTGATCCAAACGTTGCTCGTACAGCGTACACCAATGCCATTCTGATCGTGCAAAATAAAGCGATGAACATTCAGGAGCAACTATTGCAAAAACAGGGTATGGGCAAAATGGAGTTACCACTTCAGTTGGAAACACGAGTCTTGTTTAACCCCAATATGGAGAGTATTGTGTTTAATATTCCAGGTTTAATTGGGCTCATTATGCAAAACGTCATCATGATTTTAACAGCGTTCTCTATGGTCAGGGAAAAAGAACGCGGAACGATGGAGCAATTAATCGTCACTCCGATCCAAACACTGGAACTATTACTAGGCAAAATAACTCCCTACATCTTTATAGGTCTGTTTTCTTTTACGATCGTCTTGTCGTTAGGGGTGTTTTGGTTTGGGGTACCAGTCAAAGGCAGTTTTTTACTTTTAGTCTGTCTCTCTTTGCTATTTTTGATCGCTACACTTACTCTTGGCATCATGATTTCTACCATCTCCAAGACGCAATTGCAGGCGATGCAGCTTTCGTTTGCTTTTATTTTACCTAGTGTGCTGTTATCTGGGTTTATGTTTCCTCGAGATACGATGCCGCTCGTGATACAATGGATTGGATCGATTGTCCCACTAACCTATTTTTTGGAAATATTGAGGGGCATTTTCTTAAAAGGAATTGGCTTAGAAGCATTATGGATGAATGTGATGGGGTTACTCGTATTTTTTATGCTCATTATCAGCATTGCGATGCTACGGTTTCGGAAAAGAATGGATTAATGTTGGATGAGGAGGGAAACGTTCTTGGAACAACAGTCATTTGATGAGGTATTGCAAGTCTTTTTGGAAGAGAATAAAACGGATGATCAAATGACGGAGAAACAACGCAGCATTATGCAAGCAGCGGTCAAGTTATTTGCCTCCAAAGGTTTTCATGCAAGCTCCACAGCGGAAATCGCCAAAGAAGCAGGAGTAGCGGAAGGCACGATCTTTCGTCATTATAAATCAAAAAAAGATATCTTAATTGCTGTCGTAGCACCGATCATTATCAAGTTTGCTAAACCCTATATTTTTAAAGATGTTTATAAAATAGTGGGGAATGGAGCTGAAAAACCGATTGCCGAATTATTAACGGAGCTCATTAAGAATCGGTTTGAGTTGCTGGAGATGAATCAGAAGACCTTTCGAATTTTGCTTCAGGAAGCTTTTTTTCATGAAGAATTACGTGAGGTTTTGTTGCAATCGATTGTCAGAGAACTAAAAGGTTTTGCTAAAATCGCTGTGGAACAGCGTATTGCTACAGGAGAATTGCGAGATTTACCACCAGAAATCGTGGTGCGCGTTTTAATCGCAAGCGTAGCAAGCATTTTGTTATTTAAGAACACAATTGATCCAGAAGAATATCGTTTGCATAGCGACGAAGAGCATATAAGGTATACGTTAGATATTTTGTTAAACGGGTTGCTTCCACGCTAATCGGAAGTAAAGATTTAAAAAATAGACCTCCCTTAATCCAGAAAATCGGGGAGGTCTGTTCTGCACTTAGTTATTTGAAGGGGCATCCGCGTTCTATCTATGAGCCTTATCTATCTTGCTTGGGCATATTTTTTCCCAAAGACAAAGTTGTATCTCGAAAGCGAGCGAATAAAAAACAACCAAGAATGACAATCAAGCTTCCGCATACCTGTAGCCAGGTCATCTGTTCGTTTAACAACAATAAGGCTAAGATCGCTGTAAAAACTGGATTAAAATTAAGAAACATCCCCGCAGTGGTGCCACCAAGCTGTTTAACCCCCATGTTCCATAGCACCATGCTAATAACGGTTGCAAAAACACTGATATACAATATGCCCCAGATAAACTCAGCATTAAAATTAGTTATAGTGAAGCTGCTGAGATTAAAGGGCAACAGCATCATGACTCCAAAGAATCCAGAGTACAAAGTGGACATCAATGGAGAGACATCACGCATGGCCCATCTACCTGCCACGGAATAAAGCCCCCATGTAGCAACAGCTGCTAGCATCCAAAGGTCTCCCACATTAAAGCGAAGTGACAACAGAGTATGCCAATCTCCTTTTGAAAGTACCAGTAGCACACCTGTAAAACAAAGAATCATAGAGCCTATCTGCAAGAACTTCATTTTCTCACGCAATAAAAGAAATGAAAAAATAGCAATTGATATTGGATTAAGTGTAGAGAGTAAGCCTACATTAGTGGCAGCAGTGTGTTCTAAGGCCCAAAACATAAATAAATTAAAAGAGACAACGCCAGTTGCTCCCATCAGAATAAGCGGCACGATAGCTCTCCGAGGAGGTAGCAGACGTTTCTCCGCTAGGTACACCATAGGAATTAATACGACCACGGCAATCATATAGCGTAAATTGGTTAAGGTCATTGATGAAGCATGATTCACCAAAAATTTACCCACTACAAAATTGCCACTCCATAGAAAACTTGTGAAAAGTAACAGAGCGACATATATAGGTTTCATCTGTGTAATCTCCTTTTATCTAGACTCCTATCTTGATGGTCTTTATGATAACACAGAGCTTGGTGCTGGACACAGAGTAAAACCCTCTCCTACATGCAGGAGAGGATTTGTATAAGGGATTACAAGTTAGTAATCAAGTGTGGCTTATAACAGGTACATTTACTCGTATGTCTCCAATTATCTGTCTGAGTGTAGGCAAGTATGTAAGGAATTTCTTTATCCACCGAAGCCATCCTAAAACTACATCAGTCCAGTTACTTGTCCGTTCTTGTCTAGACGAATATGCTGAGCGGCAGGTACTTTTGGCAAACCTGGCATGGTCAATACATTTCCTGTAAGAACAACGATAAATCCAGCTCCGGCGGAAAGA
It includes:
- a CDS encoding ABC transporter permease translates to MKRFSLNRYWAIVKKEIIQIRRDKASFAIALGMPIMMIFLFGYAMNTDVSHLKTVIWDQSHSAESREIIANLENTEIYQVNSYANSYQELETVIDKGEADVAVVIPPDYANKRDNNEAVSIQMLINGSDPNVARTAYTNAILIVQNKAMNIQEQLLQKQGMGKMELPLQLETRVLFNPNMESIVFNIPGLIGLIMQNVIMILTAFSMVREKERGTMEQLIVTPIQTLELLLGKITPYIFIGLFSFTIVLSLGVFWFGVPVKGSFLLLVCLSLLFLIATLTLGIMISTISKTQLQAMQLSFAFILPSVLLSGFMFPRDTMPLVIQWIGSIVPLTYFLEILRGIFLKGIGLEALWMNVMGLLVFFMLIISIAMLRFRKRMD
- a CDS encoding TetR/AcrR family transcriptional regulator translates to MRRETFLEQQSFDEVLQVFLEENKTDDQMTEKQRSIMQAAVKLFASKGFHASSTAEIAKEAGVAEGTIFRHYKSKKDILIAVVAPIIIKFAKPYIFKDVYKIVGNGAEKPIAELLTELIKNRFELLEMNQKTFRILLQEAFFHEELREVLLQSIVRELKGFAKIAVEQRIATGELRDLPPEIVVRVLIASVASILLFKNTIDPEEYRLHSDEEHIRYTLDILLNGLLPR
- a CDS encoding ABC transporter ATP-binding protein; its protein translation is MTPHTFAIHCKQLTKRFKDRVAVNQLSISIKKGSIYGFLGPNGSGKSTTIRMLCGLLTPSSGTGEVLGYDVMTQSEEIKQRIGYMSQRFSLYEDLTVDENLEFYAGIYGIKGDRKKQRKQELIEMAGLAGREKQLAGSLSGGWKQRLALSCALLHEPELLILDEPTAGVDPVSRRIFWEVIHELAEQGITILVTTHYMDEAQTCDWIGFIFFGNLLAQGTPQQLMEELGEDNLEDVFIQLVKQEEDRLAVSSNNEEEARDRR
- a CDS encoding DMT family transporter, translated to MKPIYVALLLFTSFLWSGNFVVGKFLVNHASSMTLTNLRYMIAVVVLIPMVYLAEKRLLPPRRAIVPLILMGATGVVSFNLFMFWALEHTAATNVGLLSTLNPISIAIFSFLLLREKMKFLQIGSMILCFTGVLLVLSKGDWHTLLSLRFNVGDLWMLAAVATWGLYSVAGRWAMRDVSPLMSTLYSGFFGVMMLLPFNLSSFTITNFNAEFIWGILYISVFATVISMVLWNMGVKQLGGTTAGMFLNFNPVFTAILALLLLNEQMTWLQVCGSLIVILGCFLFARFRDTTLSLGKNMPKQDR
- a CDS encoding HlyD family efflux transporter periplasmic adaptor subunit, whose translation is MRKRIGYVLLCVGLGFSLTACSANKEEQVMSGMLEAEELPIIAEVSGSILSISVAEGATIQKGQILAQIDPRSYELAVLEAEAVVQQATAKLDEAKAGNRSQTVKKGASTVASADANLFLAETRSRQATTNVARVEEQVKQVEQQLSGAKDTLTFEQRRLQESEALFNKGAITKREYDVQKEVANKAKAQVEQLNTQVAMVKTQIATAVEDQAAARAQIATAQAQREGAYADLDLLQEGTTNYTLRNLFAIEKQAKTKLASTQLQREKTKLVAPADGIILRKNVTEGEVAKTGASLFTMMKQNQLKVKVFIPEAEIGKVKVNDQVAIKVDAYPDETFAGRIHTISEKAEFTPRNVQTKNERTKLVFAVTIYAEEGLDRLKPGMPADVLMASVSKEVKKP